The Flaviflexus equikiangi genome contains the following window.
GCCAGGAAGACGGCGTGCGGATGGTCGCGAAGGGCTGGCAGGAGCGCCCCCTCCGCCACCTTGCGGGAGATATCTGCGTGCCCCCTCTCCATCCCGAAGTTCCCCGCCATGCCGCAGCATCCGGACAGCTCGACGACGTCTGCCCCGGTACGGGACAGGAGCTCCGCGTCCGTCTTCCAACCCATGACCGAATAGTGATGGCAGTGCGGCTGGGCCACGACTGTCGTGCCTGTCAGGTCGGGCAGGACGAGGCGGTCGGGACCGAGCGGTGCCGGCGCCAGCAGGATCTCGGCCAACGTGTACGTGTTGTCGGCCACGAGGCGAGACCGCGGGTCCTCCGATAGGAGCTCGGGAAGATCGTCGCGGAGCACGGCCGTGCACGAGGGTTCGACTCCGACGATCGGGATCCCGTTCATGGCGAACGGAGCCAGCTCGGCGAGAAGCCCCTCCAGCTGGTGTCTCGCCCCGTCCAACTGGCCCGTCGTGATCCAGGTCAGCCCGCAGCACACGGGCTTCTTCGGGACGAGGACCGTGTAGCCGGCACGTTCGAGCACCTCGACCATGGCGCGCGCACCATCGGTATCGAGAGTCTCCGAGAACGAATCCGCCCACAGCATGACGTACTTCGCTGCATGATTTCCAGCCGAGGAGGACAGGCCGGCGGCGGATGCCCAGCGGGAGAACCTGCGAGTCGCGAGGGACGGCATCGTCCTCTCCGTGTCCACTCCCGCGAGCGCGAACACCGTCTTCTTCACAGGGGCGACAGACATGGCTGCGTTCGCAAGCTTCGCGACCGTGGGCACGAGCGTGGCCAGCTTCGTCCATCGCGGCAGCTGGCCCAGTAGGTAATGCAGCTTCGGGCGGATCTTGCCCTTGTGGGCGCGGTAGAGCACTTCGGACTTGTATCGCGCCACGTCGACCCCGCTCGGGCAGTCAGCCGAGCACGCCTTGCATGCCAGGCACAGGTCGAGGGATTGGAAGACCTCTTCGGAGCCCCAGTCGGCGATCAGCTGTCCGTTCGCGACCTCTTCGAGGATACGGGCACGGCCGCGGGTCACGTCCTTCTCGTCCTTCGTGGCCTGGTAGGAGGGGCACATGAAGCCGCCGTTCGCCCTCGTGTCGGCACGGCAGGCGCCGACGCCCGTGCACCGGTGCACGGCGGTTGTGAAGTCTCCTCCGTCCTCGGAGAAGGCGAAGCCGGTCCCCGTCGTCCCGCCGCCCGGAATCGGGCGGGCATAGGGCCTGCGAAGGTTCGCGTCGAGAGGATCGGGATCGACGATGATGCCGGGGTTGAGGGTCTTGCCCGGGTCGAAAAGGTTCTTGACGTGGGAGAAGAGCGTCATCATCTCCGGGCTGTACATGCGGCTCAGCAGTTCCGAGCGCGCCCTGCCGTCACCGTGTTCGCCCGAGAGGGAACCGCCGTAGGAGGTGACCAGGTCTGCTGCGTCTTCGAGGAACGCCCGCGTCTTCGGAACGCCGCTCGGATCGGACAGCGGCATGTCGATGCGGACGTGCACGCAGCCGTCGCCGAAGTGCCCGTAGAGGATCCCGTCCACCCCGTGATCGGACATGACTGCCGTCATATCCCGCAGGTAGGCGCCCAGGTGCTCCGGCGGCACCGCGGAGTCTTCCCAGCCCGGCCATGCCTCCCTGCCGCGGGGAGACCGTCCCCCGAGCCCCGCACCGTCGGCGCGAATCTTCCACAGTGCTGCCGATTCGGGGCCCTGCGGAGCGATCCGGTACGAGGTCGTGCCCGCGACGGCGAGAACGGATTGGACGCGATCGGCGACGATATCGGGAGATTCCCCTTCGAAGGCGCCGACCTCGACCATGAGCCAGCCGCCTCCGGCCGGAAGCTCGGGCACTCCCCCGCGTGCCCGCTCGACGATGTCGACGAGCCGACGATCCAGCCCTTCGATCGCGAGGGGCTTGAGGGGGAGGATTGCGGGGACGGCGTCGGCGGCCCGGATCATGTCCTCGTAGCCGAGGACGATGAGGGTGGTGCCGGATGCGAGGGGGACGAGGGCGACCTCCGCTTCGAGAACGGTTGCCAGGGTGCCTTCGCTGCCCACGAGGAACTTGGCCAGGTCGCGGCCGTTCTCCGGCAGGAGGTGTTCGAGAGAGTAGCCGGAGACCTGCCTCGAGAACCTGCCGGAGTGTGTCCGGATCTGGGCGAGATGGGAGTCGACGAGCTCCGTCAGTCCGGCAACGGAGGAGCCTTTCTCTGCCGTGTACCGGCGCCCCAGTCCGTCGATCACGTCGAGGCTGATGACGTTCTCGGCGGTCTTCCCCCAGGCGACAGCGTGCGGCCCGCACGCATTGTTGCCGATCATTCCGCCGATCGTCGCCCTGTTGGATGTCGATGGGTCGGGGCCGAAGCGGAGCCCGTGGCGTGCCGCCTCTTTCTGCAGCGTCGTCAGGATCGTGCCGGGTTGCACACGTGCCGTGCGGGCCTCTGGATCGACCGAGATGACGTTGGTGAGATGACGGGACAGGTCGAGCACGAGGCCAGTCCCGATCGAGTTGCCCGCGATCGAGGTGCCTCCCCCGCGGATGGTCAACGGGATGCCCTCTTCGCGTGCGAAGTTCTGGGCGGTGACGATATCGTCCGAGGACGAGGGGAACGCGACAATCTGGGGGACGACACGATAGTTCGACGCATCCGTCGCATACTCAGCCCGTCGGCGGATCCCGGTTTCGACCTCTCCCGAGATAAGCCCCGAGAGGCGGGTCGCGATCGTGTCAACCTGTGTCGTTGTCATGCGTCAAGTGTGGCACATGCTGGGCTCGTGAACCTGGGAGCTACATCCTTCGGACACTCATGAGGGGGCACCCCCGGCAGCCTGCCGGAAGGACGTCCGCGGGGGCGATAGCAGCACACGTGCCCGTCCCACATCCGGACACCGTCGGCGCCCCGAGACGTTCCCTGTGGTCGACGGCGAGCCTCACGAGTTCGGGATCGACCGATGCGGTGCGCGCCATCGATTCGATACTCCCGCCGCCCAGGAGAGCCGACATGACCCGTGATTTCACAGGAGTGATCCGATCTGGAAGACGGCAACCGCCAAGAGCCAGGCGAGGACGAGCTGGGCGCCGAATGCTCCGGCCGTGATCCGCCATCCCAATATCCGCTTCTGCTCAGCCAGAGTTGCCACGCACGGCGTGTAGGCGAGGACGAAGACGAGGAAAGCGAGTGCCGCCGCCTGACCATGCCCGCCGGAGGCATCATCGAAATCGGCCCGCAGTCTCTCGCCCAGGTCCGAGCCCTCAGCATCCTCATACGAGTTCTCTTCCGGCTCGTCCACCTGGTAGGACTGCGAAAGCGCCGCGACAACAGTTTCCTTTGCCACGATTCCGGTGAGGAGTGCGGCGGACGCATGCCAGTCGTTGAATCCTGCCGGGGCGAACACCGGGGCGATCGTTTGGGCGACCTCCGCGTACAGCGAATCCTCGACCGGAACATCGGCAAGATCGTGGTCGCCTGTCACGGGGATCGCCATGAGGCCCCACATGATCGTCAGCATGACGACAATCGTGACGCCCGCGCCCTTGAGGAAGGCAAGCGCCCGGCGGGCAGCAGACAGGAAGACGGTCGTCACGCCCGGCTTCTGATAGGCGGGCAGGACGAGGAACAGCGGGTCCGCGCTCGTATCATCTGAGAACACGAGTTTGAGGAGAAGCCCACCGGCGATCACGAGGAGGACGGAACCGATATACATCGCGAACACGACAGTTCCGGCATGGCTCGGGAAGAACGTCGCGGCGATAAGAATGTAGACCGTGAGCCGGGCCGCGCAGGATGTGAGCGGCACGAGAAGCGCCGTCACGGTGCGGTGCGCGGCGTTCGGGAGAGTCTTGGTGGCCGCGAGCGCAGGCAGGTTGCACCCGAACCCGACGATCAGAGGCAGGACGGCGCGACCATCGAGCCCGATGGACCGCATGAGGCGGTCGGCGAGAAGCGCCGCTCTCGCCAAGTATCCCGAATCTTCAAGCAGTGCGAGTGCGAAGAACATGATGAACATGAGAGGCACGAACGACAGCACGACGCCGATGCCGGCAAGGATGCCGTCGATGAGGAGGGACTCGACCCATGTGTCCGACAGGCCGAGAGCGCCCGTCAATGCGAGAGCCCAGTCGGTGACGGGGCCGCCGACGAAACCTTCCGCCCACTCCATGACGGGAGCGGCCACGCTCGTCGTCAGCTGGAACAGGCCCCACAGCACGCCGAGCAGGATGAGGATGCCGGCGACCGGGTTGAGGAGGACCCGGTCCACCCTGTCCGAGAACGTCGTGTCGATACGGGGGCGCTTCGCACCGAGACGGGAGGAGACCACCTCCACCCAGGCGAACACGTCGTCAGCATCTTCGAGAAGCTCCGCGAGCGTCGTCGCATCCGCCGCCTGCGTCGAGCCGCAGCAGTCCCCACCCTCAGCGCACGTACACGCCTTCGCATCCGGGCCGATCAGGAAAGGCAACACATCGAGGCCTGTCCGCACCGCGCCAGCCAAATCCTCGAGCCCGAGACCATGACGGGGATCGATGGCGACAACGGGAACACCGAGAACGCTCGACATCGTCTCGGTATCGATCTCGACGCCTTCGGCGCGCGCCACGTCGACCATGGAGAGGGCAACGATAACGGGCAGGCCGACACGAGACAGCTGGCCGAGGAGGTAGAGGGAGCGGGAGAGCGCAGTCGCGTCAAGAACGGCGACGACAAGGTCGGGCTTCCCACCCTCGACCTGAATATCACCCGTCAGGAGCTCAGTGACGACCTGCTCGTCCGCGGAACGAGCAAGCAGCGAGTACGTGCCCGGGGAGTCGACGACGGTGAGCTGACTGCCGAACGCACGCCACCCGCCGGTCGAGAGGTCCACCGTCGTGCCCGGAGCATTCCGAATATCCTGGCGCGCCCCTGTCAGACGATTGAACAGCGTGGACTTTCCAACGTTCGGGTTGCCGACGAGAAGGATCCGAGGGCTGCCGACAAGAGTGGGGGCACCGGAGCTCGGCCCGCAGTGGGAGCAGGTCATGAGATCGCCTTCGGCATGGGAACACCGTCACAGGGTTCCACGTGGATTCTGGCAGCTGCAGCCCTGTCGAGGGCGAGACGCCCACCGTCGATATCGAGGACAGTGCCCCCGAACAGGGTTCGCTGGGTGACTCGGATGATCGCACCCGGACGCAGACCGAGTTCGCGTGCCCGCAGGCGCCCCGATTCGATCCCTAAGGAGACGACGCGGGCCTGCTGATTGGCGGGCCAAGAGCTGAGCTTCATACCTCAAGGTTAGGTATGGCTAACCAACCCCGCGAGGGACCTTAGTCTGCCCAGGCGTGTGAGGTCGGACGGGACAAGAAGGGCGGGTGGCTGCACCAGCCACCCGCCCTCTGTTGAACGAGGCTCAGTCCTCTTCGTAGGCGCAGAGCGCGTCGACCTTGGCGGCCGATGCTGAGGTCTCGTCGAATTCGTAGTTGAGGAATTCCTTGGCGAGACGGCGAGCGAGCTCCTTGCCGATGACGCGTTCGCCGAGGCAGAGAACCTGGGCATTGTTCGAGAGCACGAGGCGCTCGACCGAGAACGAGTCGTGTGCGGTGGAGGCGCGGATGCCCTTCACCTTGTTCGCTGCCATCGCCACGCCCATGCCCGTGCCGCAGACGAAGATGCCGCGGTCGGCCTTGCCTTCGGCGATCATACGGGCAGCGTTGACGGCGACGTGCGGGTAGTCGACATCTTCGCCCTGCTTGACGCCGGCGTCGATGACTTCATCCACCCGGGGGTCGTTCTCGAGGTCAGCCTTGATGGCATCCTTGTAATTCACTCCGGCGATATCGCCGGCAACAACAACGCGAAAACCCATGTTCTTTTCCTTTCGATGGTGTCGGAAACGCCGGGTGGCCGACCAGGATCGACCGGGTGCCTGCGCCGCCGACGCGGCTCGTCGTCTCCGTACTCTCCGCAGCCGCGTTCACCACGACTGCTTAGGTCAAGACTATCCCCTCGGCCGACCGTCACGTCGAGACATATCACTTCCGAAACCCCCGCAGGGTCCTTCCTGCAAACGCGTGACCTGGCTTTTTAATCAGGAGTGCGATCGTCTCTCGCGGACGCTCACGTTTGGTGATGTGCAGCATGATGGGGCGGCACGTTCGTGCCGCCCCATCATCGGAGAACTAGTCCCAGGGCTGGGATTCGTTGCTGACCGCTGCGCGGCCCGCTTCCAGGCGTGCGACAGGCACGCGGAACGGGGAGCAGGAGACGTAGTCGAGTCCGACAGCGTCGAAGAAGTGGATCGACTGCGGGTCGCCTCCGTGTTCGCCACAGACACCGCACTTGATGTCGGGTTTCACGGATCGAGCCTTCTCGACGCCCACGGCGACGAGCTTGCCGACACCGCGCACATCGATCGATTCGAACGGCGAGACGCCGAACACGCCGAGGTCGAAGTACTCGTTGAAGAACGTGGACTCGACGTCGTCGCGGGAGAAGCCCCACGCCGTCTGGGTCAGGTCGTTCGTGCCGAAGGAGAAGAAGTCCGACTCCTCGGTCAGCGAGTGCGCTGTCATGGCCGCTCGCGGCAGCTCGATCATCGCACCGATCTGGATGTTGAGCGTGACGCCCCTGCTCTCCTCGACGGCGGCGATGATCTCCTCAGCGTCTTCCCGAATGATCTGGAGCTCTCGAACAGAGCCCACGAGCGGGACCATGATCTCGGGGCGGGGATCCCCACCGGCCTCGATCCGATCCGCCGCGGCCTCCGCGATTGCCCGGATCTGCAGTCCGAACAGGCCGCGAATCTTCAGGCCGAGACGCACGCCGCGCAAGCCCAGCATCGGGTTCTGCTCGTGCTGCTCTCGAACAGCCTTGAGAAGCTTCCGCTCCTTCTCCGTGACCTCGACCCCGGTGGCCTCCTTGACGGCGATCTTGACCGTCAGGTCGGTGATGTCGGGCAGGAACTCGTGGAGAGGGGGATCGATGAGACGGATCGTGGTCGGCAGACCATCCATCGCCTCGAGGATGCCGACGAAGTCTCCGCGCTGCAGCGGGCTCAGCGCCTCGAAGGCCGCATTCTGCTCTTCGGGCGTCTCGGCGAGAATCACCGTCTCGATCAGCTGGCGCCGATCTCCGAGGAACATGTGCTCCGTGCGGCAGAGGCCGATGCCGGTGGCACCGAACTTCCTGGCGCGCGCCACATCCTCCGGCGCGTCCGCATTGGCCCGCACCTTGAGACGTGCACGCTTGTCGGCGTGCGTGAGGAGCAGGTCGACGGCGGCGACGAGCTCCTTCGTCTCGTCATCGTGAGCGGCTGCGATGCCGGCCTCGAGCCCCTCTTCGATGTAGATCGAGACAGGGGAGGGAGTGACGGGAACATCGCCCAGGTAGACGTAGCCGGAGGTGCCATCGATCGCGATGACATCGCCCGCCTTGAGCACGCGATCCGAGCCGCGAATGGTCACGGTCTCGGTCGACTCATCGACATAGAGCTCTTCGGCGCCCACGACACAGCACCTGCCCATGCCGCGCGCGACAACGGCAGCGTGGGAGGTCTTGCCGCCGCGAGCGGTGAGGATGCCGGAGGCGACGACCATGCCTTCGAGATCGTCGGGGTTGGTTTCGCGGCGCACGAGGATGACGTCGGCGCCGGCCTTCGTTCTCGCGACCGCTTCAGCGTTGTTGAAGACGATCTCACCCACGGCCGCACCCGGAGATGCTGCCATGCCCTTCGTCAGGGTGATCTTCTCGGCCTCGTCATCGAACTGGGGGAAGAGCAGCTGGGTGAGCTGTTCGCCGTTGACGCGGGTCAGGGCCTCGTCACGGGTGATGAGGCGCTCCTCGACGAGCTGCGATGCGATGCGGAACGCGGCGGACGCGGTCCTCTTGCCGACGCGGGTCTGCAGGAGCCAGAGCTTGCCCTCTTCGACCGTGAACTCGATATCGCACATGTCCCGATAGTGGGTTTCGAGCGTGTGGAGGTTGGCCATGAGCTCGTTGTAGGACTTCTCGTCGAGTTCCTTGAGAGCATCGAGCGGCAGGGTGTTGCGGATGCCGGCGACGACGTCCTCACCCTGTGCGTTGACGAGGTAGTCTCCGTAGACGCCCGTGTGGCCCGTCGATGGGTCACGGGTGAAGCACACACCGGTACCCGACTTTTCTCCCATGTTGCCGAACACCATCGCCTGGACGTTGACTGCGGTGCCCAGATCGTGGGGGATGCGCTCGCGGCGCCGATAGATTTTCGCGCGATCCGTGTTCCACGAGCGGAAGACGGCCTCGATCGCCTTGTCCATCTGCTCGCGCGGGGTCTGCGGGAACGGAACACCCGTCTCGCGTTCGACAATGTCCTTGTAGACGTCGACGAGTTCCTTGAGGGCGTCGACATCGAGCTCGGTGTCCTGGGTGACGCCGCGCTTGTCCTTCGCAGCATCGAGAGCATCGGCGAAGTAGTCGCCGTCGATGTCGAGGACGGTCTTGCCGAACATCTGGATGAGTCGGCGGTAGGAATCCCACGCGAAGCGAGGGTTGCCCGACTTGCGTGCCAGGCCCTCGACGGACTGATCGTTGAGGCCGATGTTGAGCACTGTCTCCATCATGCCGGGCATGGAGAACTTCGCGCCCGAGCGGACTGACAGGAGAAGCAGGTCGTCTGGATCGCCCAGCTTCTTGCCCATATCCGCTTCCATCTGCCGGAGCGCGGTCGTCACCTCGACACCGAGGGTGTCCGGGGAGGAGCCCTGGGCGAGGTAGGCGCGGCAGGCCTCCGTCGTAATGGTGAACCCCGGGGGTACCGGAATTCCGAGCTTCATCATCTCTGCAAGGTTCGCGCCCTTGCCGCCGAGAAGATCCTTCTTGTCCTTGTCACCTTCGGTGAAGGCAAAGACATATTTCGTCATCAGTATCCTCCGTTGGACCTGTCCGTAATGTGTAGTACGTCACGAATGACGGTAACACTTGCGACCCACCCGTGTTGTGACTTTGGTCCCAACGATCATTTTGGCCCGGAATGCCAACGGAAAATAGTGATTGACACTGACGCGCGCTAAAGTGAACTCATACTAATCAGAGAGGTTCCGCCCATGTTCTCGTTCCTATCTCGCTCCTGGTGGCTTCCCTTTGCCAGCGGAATCGCCGCCATCATCTTCGGCCTTTTGGCGATCATCATGCCGGGGACAACTATTTCCCTCCTGCTGATGCTCTTTGCAATTTTTCTCATTGTGCAGGGCGCTGGCCTCGTCTGGTCCGCCTACAAGTCCGAGGGTCCCGGTTCGATCGCTCTCGGCGCGACAGGTGTCGTCCTCATCGTCTTCGCGATCTGGACTCTCGCGGCAACCGATTCGGCTGCTGAACTCCTCGTCACCATCATGGGTATCTGGGCTCTCGCCATCGGTGTCGCCACGGCTCTCGCCGGCTACGGCATCCGCAACCGCACCGACCAGTGGACCCTCCCCCTCATCGGCGGCATCATCATGGCCCTTGCCGGCATCCTCGTCATCATCAAGCCGTGGACCGGCGTGGCCGCTATCGCGATCACCATCGGTGTCGGCGCTATCCTCTGGGGCGGCCTCATGGCCTCGATCGGCTGGTCTCTCAAGAGCATCCTCCCGGGCGACGAAGCACCGAGGAAGTAACTGCAGCACCAAGGAACTCTGATGAGTGGGCCGGTTTCACCGGCCCACTTCTCTATGCGTCAAGACGGTGCACATGCGGCACCTTCCCCCTATTGCAGGCCTGTGAGCACACCGTCCGCGACGTCGATGTCGACAGCATTCGGATGTGCAGGAAGCCCCGGCATCGTCATCACCGAGCCCGCGATGAGGACGACGAATCCTGCACCCGCGGAGAGCCGCACGTCCGTGATCGGTAGCGTGTGTCCGCTCGGTGCCCCCATGAGCTTCTCAGCGGCGAAGGAGTAGGGGGATTTGGCGATGCAGATCGGCAGCCGTCCGTAGCCGCGCTCCTCGAGCCCCCGCAGCTTCCTCCGTGCCCCCTTCGACCATGAGACTGCGCCGGCACGGTACACCCGTGTGGCGACCAGGTGCGCCTTCTCGGCAAGGGACACGTCTTCCGGGTAGCAGAATGTCGTCTCGCTCGGCTTCTCGAGGTCGGCCAGGACGGCACGGGCAAGATCGATCGAACCGGCTCCCCCGTCAGTGAAGTGGGTGCTGGTCACGGCTCTCACCCCGAGGGGCTCGAGAAGATCAGCCACCGCCTGGAGCTCTGCCGGCGTATCCGTGTCGAAGGCGTTGAGAGCGACGAGAACGTTCTGGCCGAAGACATCCTTGAGGTTCTCGACATGGCGGAGGAGATTGCTCGCCCCCGCCCGGAGCGCCTCGACATTCTCTGCCGCCACGTCACGGACGGGCACCCCTCCATGATATTTCAGGGCCCGGACGGTTGCGACAACGACGGACAGATCGGGCCGCAGCCCCGACTGCCTGCACAAGATGTCGATGAACTTCTCCGCGCCGAGGTCCGCACCGAAGCCCGCTTCGGTGATCGTGATCGTCCCTGTCGCGAGTGCGGCTCTCGTTGCCAGCACGCTGTTGCAGCCGTGGGCGATGTTCGCGAAGGGGCCCCCGTGGACGAATGCGGGGGTTCCTTCGAGGGTTTGGACCAGGTTGGGGGCGAGAGCATCCTTGAGGATCGCCGTGAGAGCCCCAGCGGCAGAGAGCTCGGCAGCAGTCACTTCGCCGCCGTCGTATCTCTCGCCGACGACGATGCGGCTGAGCCTTTCCCGCAGATCATCGCGGGATTCCGCAAGGCACAGGACAGCCATGATCTGGCTGGCCGCCGTGATGTCGAACCCGGTCTCCGCGAGAACCCCGTTGCTTCGCCCGCCGAGAGAGGTGACGATGTGGCGGAGCGAACGGTCATTGACGTCGATGGCGCGGCGAATCTCGATGGAACGCGGATCGATGTCCAGTGCGTTGCCGTGGTGGATATGGTTGTCGACGAGTGCGGCGAGGAGGTTGTTCGCCGCAGCGATCGCCGCGAAATCACCGGTGAAATGGAGGTTGATATCGTCTTCTGGCAGGAGCCTGGCTCGCCCACCCCCAGTCGCTCCCCCCTTCATCCCGAACACGGGCCCCATCGAGGGTTCCCGAAGGGCGAGAACAGCCTCCTCCCCCAGTCCCCGCAGACCATCGGCCAGGCCGATCGACGTGGTCGTCTTCCCCTCACCGGCCGGCGTGGGGGACATGGCCGTGACGAGGACGAGGCGCGATCGCCGAGGCGGCAGCGACGCGAGCCACTCCAGATCCACTTTCGCCTTGTCGTGTCCGTACCTCAGCAGTGCTTCATCGGGAATCCCGATCGAGCGGGCAATATCGGCAATGGGCTGGGGATGCGTCATGCCTCGAGTTTAGTGGAGGCGGGTGTGGCGGCGGTGTGTTATCGAGTGCCGGTACGCAGAAGGTGGGGAGCAGATTGCTCTGCTCCCCACCTTCTCTCGTGACTACTGGCCCGCTTCGAGTGCGGTGTCGTCGAGTGCGTCGACCGCCTCGTTGATCTGTTCCTCGAGGACCTCGTCGACCGATTCACCCTCGAAGGTGAAGGACATCGGAATGTTGTCCTGATCGACCCCGACCTTGATGGTCTGGCCCGGCTTGAGATCGCCGAAGAGGATCTTCTCCGACAGCGTGTCCTCGATTTCGCGCTGGATGGCGCGGCGGAGGGGACGCGCACCGAGAACGGGGTCGTAGCCGCGCTCCGCGAGCAGTTCCTTCGCCTCCTGCGTGATCTCGATCAGCATGTCCTGGTCGGCGAGACGCTCGGACAGCTGCGCGATCATGAGATCGACGATCTTGAGGACCTCGTCGCGGGAGAGCTGCGGGAACACGATGATCTCGTCGACACGGTTGAGGAACTCGGGACGGAAGTGCTGCTTGAGCTCGTCGTTCACCTTCGTCTTCATCCGGTCGTAGGACGCCATCGTGTCGCCCGTGACCTGGAAGCCCGTGTTCTGCGAACGCGCGATGTCCTTCGTGCCAAGGTTGGTCGTCATGATGATGACCGTGTTCTTGAAGTCGACGACACGACCCTGCGAGTCCGTGAGGCGTCCCTCTTCGAGGATCTGCAGCAGGGAGTTGAAGAGATCCTGGTGTGCCTTCTCGACCTCGTCGAAGAGGATGACGGAGAACGGACGGCGTCGAACCTTCTCGGTCAGCTGACCGCCGTCTTCATATCCGACATACCCGGGAGGGGCACCGAACAGTCGCGAGACCGTGTGCTTCTCCGCGTACTCCGACATGTCGAGCGTGATGAGGGCATCCTCGTCGCCGAACATGAACTCGGCGAGAGCCTTCGCGAGCTCCGTCTTGCCGACGCCGGTCGGGCCGGCGAAGATGAACGAACCGCCCGGACGCTTCGGATCCTTGAGGCCTGCACGCGTGCGGCGGATAGCCTGGGACAAGGAACGAATCGCATCGTCCTGGCCGACGATCCGCTTGTGCAGCTCCTCTTCCATGCGCAGGAGCTTCGCGGATTCCGCCTCGGTGAGCTTGAAGACGGGGATACCGGTGGACATCGCGAGAACTTCGCCGATGAGATCGCCGTCGACGACGGACACCTGATCCATGTCTCCCGACTTCCAGGCCTTGTCCTTCTCGGCACGCTCCTCGGCAAGACGCTGCTCGGTGTCGCGCAGAGCGGCGGCCTTCTCGAAGTCCTGCCCGTCGATCGCGGCTTCCTTCTGCTTGCGAACATCGGCGATCTTCTCGTCGAGGTCGCGCAGCTCCGGCGGGGCCGTCATCTTCCGGATGGCGAGGCGGGCTCCCGCTTCGTCGATGAGGTCGATGGCCTTATCGGGGAGGAAGCGGTCGTTGACGTAGCGGTCGGACAGCGTTGCGGCCTGCTCGATCGCATCATCCGTGATGGTGACGCGGTGGAAGGCTTCATACCGATCGCGCAGTCCGCGAAGGATGTCGATCGTCTGCTCCACGGTCGGCTGATCCACCTGGATCGGCTGGAATCGGCGTTCGAGGGCGGCATCCTTC
Protein-coding sequences here:
- a CDS encoding formate--tetrahydrofolate ligase — protein: MTHPQPIADIARSIGIPDEALLRYGHDKAKVDLEWLASLPPRRSRLVLVTAMSPTPAGEGKTTTSIGLADGLRGLGEEAVLALREPSMGPVFGMKGGATGGGRARLLPEDDINLHFTGDFAAIAAANNLLAALVDNHIHHGNALDIDPRSIEIRRAIDVNDRSLRHIVTSLGGRSNGVLAETGFDITAASQIMAVLCLAESRDDLRERLSRIVVGERYDGGEVTAAELSAAGALTAILKDALAPNLVQTLEGTPAFVHGGPFANIAHGCNSVLATRAALATGTITITEAGFGADLGAEKFIDILCRQSGLRPDLSVVVATVRALKYHGGVPVRDVAAENVEALRAGASNLLRHVENLKDVFGQNVLVALNAFDTDTPAELQAVADLLEPLGVRAVTSTHFTDGGAGSIDLARAVLADLEKPSETTFCYPEDVSLAEKAHLVATRVYRAGAVSWSKGARRKLRGLEERGYGRLPICIAKSPYSFAAEKLMGAPSGHTLPITDVRLSAGAGFVVLIAGSVMTMPGLPAHPNAVDIDVADGVLTGLQ
- a CDS encoding ATP-dependent Clp protease ATP-binding subunit, which gives rise to MFERFTDRARRVIVLAQDEARNLKHKYLGTEHILLGLIREGEGVAAKSLEALEISLDDVRVQVIDIIGEGNEAPSGHIPFTPRAKKVLEYALREGLQLGHSYIGTEHLLLGLLREQDGVAAKVLVKLGADLPRVRQQVNQLMSGYQGKETVGVGSGPREGQKAGSTILDQFGRNLTHAARERKLDPVIGRMLETERVMQILSRRTKNNPVLIGEPGVGKTAVVEGLAQSIASGDVPETLRDKQLYALDMGSLVAGSRYRGDFEERLKKILKEVNTRGDIILFIDEVHTMVGAGAAEGALDAASLLKPMMARGELQIIGATTLDEYRKHIEKDAALERRFQPIQVDQPTVEQTIDILRGLRDRYEAFHRVTITDDAIEQAATLSDRYVNDRFLPDKAIDLIDEAGARLAIRKMTAPPELRDLDEKIADVRKQKEAAIDGQDFEKAAALRDTEQRLAEERAEKDKAWKSGDMDQVSVVDGDLIGEVLAMSTGIPVFKLTEAESAKLLRMEEELHKRIVGQDDAIRSLSQAIRRTRAGLKDPKRPGGSFIFAGPTGVGKTELAKALAEFMFGDEDALITLDMSEYAEKHTVSRLFGAPPGYVGYEDGGQLTEKVRRRPFSVILFDEVEKAHQDLFNSLLQILEEGRLTDSQGRVVDFKNTVIIMTTNLGTKDIARSQNTGFQVTGDTMASYDRMKTKVNDELKQHFRPEFLNRVDEIIVFPQLSRDEVLKIVDLMIAQLSERLADQDMLIEITQEAKELLAERGYDPVLGARPLRRAIQREIEDTLSEKILFGDLKPGQTIKVGVDQDNIPMSFTFEGESVDEVLEEQINEAVDALDDTALEAGQ
- a CDS encoding HdeD family acid-resistance protein, translated to MFSFLSRSWWLPFASGIAAIIFGLLAIIMPGTTISLLLMLFAIFLIVQGAGLVWSAYKSEGPGSIALGATGVVLIVFAIWTLAATDSAAELLVTIMGIWALAIGVATALAGYGIRNRTDQWTLPLIGGIIMALAGILVIIKPWTGVAAIAITIGVGAILWGGLMASIGWSLKSILPGDEAPRK